The genomic interval ACACGAAAACAGAAGGTAACACACATCAGTCAACAGAAGCAATTGATATTGATTCATGAAACTGTGAAGTTCAAGCATACAGGAAACATACCCATTCAAACTTCTTCTCCGGAGGTCTATCAGCAAGAACATCCAAAGGCAATATGGGAGTTGAATATGCCTCCTAATAACAAAAATgtattataataagaaaaaggTTTCTCACAAAAAAACTAGAGATAGACAACAATTACAACAGATATTAACCTGCAAAGCAGCCTTTGTGGGAACACGGAACTTTATCACAGCTGGTTCACCAGCAAATAATCCCTTTGATTTTGCCTCCAACTCAAATGTGTGAGAAAGGATGCCACCACTGAAAAGGGTGTATTTCATTTGTAAGaggatatgaaaaaaaaaacagtatgGGAAAATCACAAGTAATAAAAGAAGTTACAGAAAAACATAGGAAACTCACGCATCAAGCCTTTCCCATGACTTTGAAGTCTTGCCGGTAATAACTTCAAAAGCATCACTTGGCCAGCTATCGTCGCTTAAACTTACATCATATGCCGTCCTTTGAAACAGCAGAATGAAACAGATTAGTAAAATTCAGTAGAAAACATAGTTTACGAATAGATACCATGAAATATATTGTT from Phaseolus vulgaris cultivar G19833 chromosome 1, P. vulgaris v2.0, whole genome shotgun sequence carries:
- the LOC137813633 gene encoding uncharacterized protein, yielding MADPISRTLIAFALLASLLLSSHASSDVPFIVSHKKASLNRLKSGAERVSVTIDIYNQGTSTAYDVSLSDDSWPSDAFEVITGKTSKSWERLDAGGILSHTFELEAKSKGLFAGEPAVIKFRVPTKAALQEAYSTPILPLDVLADRPPEKKFEWVCFLYA